One window from the genome of Dioscorea cayenensis subsp. rotundata cultivar TDr96_F1 chromosome 3, TDr96_F1_v2_PseudoChromosome.rev07_lg8_w22 25.fasta, whole genome shotgun sequence encodes:
- the LOC120251016 gene encoding pentatricopeptide repeat-containing protein At5g62370-like, whose protein sequence is MIHGYFRERRINLALDIFKECELWFDPKSALLYCSDVRTLQGEEIGGGQEVLLIKNLPFDHMPWMMGKVLDGLSRNGCNVKCFEWEVKLLFDEMAGNNIIPLKVVLHILLGSVCSRVKFNIARLLMENVVDHGSAPSICHYNFLIRCLCKEDRIEDAYSLSCLMRRRVRRRDIDLALRTFDEMIQRGFRPPVDVYKSIIRSLCKAGRMVEVELAFDRMLQAGIMLDKGIYTALINSYSKMEKIIDARYLMEGKCLHMMLEDGSVPGTVLYTMLINQFLKKGDVRLRLDLIALMVRNQVEPGLISFGAVISGNRCSRSARGRGWCGRRGGIFVVPWINGESEPLLCDSMRLLKLAHSEP, encoded by the exons ATGATTCATGGGTACTTCAGGGAAAGAAGGATAAATTTGGCTCTTGATATTTTTAAGGAATGTG AGTTATGGTTTGACCCCAAATCTGCATTGCTATACTGCAGTGATGTCCGCACTTTGCAAGGCGAAGAGATTGGTGGAGGTCAAGAAGTG TTGCTGATTAAGAATCTTCCATTTGATCATATGCCTTGGATGATGGGCAAGGTTTTGGATGGTCTGTCCAGGAATGGTTGCAATGTCAAATGTTTCGAG TGGGAAGTCAAGCTTCTTTTTGATGAGATGGCTGGAAACAATATAATCCCATTGAAAGTGGTTCTCCATATTTTGTTAGGATCTGTGTGCTCACGGGTTAAGTTTAACATTGCTCGTCTCTTAATGGAGAATGTGGTTGATCATGGATCTGCTCCTTCAATTTGTCATTATAATTTCTTAATAAGATGTTTGTGCAAGGAGGATAGAATAGAGGATGCTTACTCTCTTTCATGTCTTATGAGAAGGAGAG TGCGGCGCAGAGACATAGATTTAGCATTGAGAACTTTTGATGAGATGATACAGCGGGGTTTTAGGCCTCCTGTTGATGTTTATAAGTCGATCATAAGATCTTTGTGCAAAGCAGGGAGGATGGTCGAAGTGGAGCTTGCCTTTGACAGGATGCTACAGGCAGGCATCATGCTAGATAAAGGGATCTACACCGCACTCATCAACAGTTATTCAAAGATGGAAAAGATTATTGACGCTCGATATCT AATGGAAGGCAAATGTCTGCATATGATGCTGGAGGATGGCTCTGTGCCAGGCACAGTCCTTTACACAATGCTCATAAACCAGTTCCTTAAGAAAGGGGATGTTCGCCTCAGACTAGATCTAATTGCATTGATGGTGAGGAACCAGGTTGAACCTGGTCTTATCTCATTTGGAGCTGTGATCAGTG GCAACCGCTGCTCCCGTTCTGCTAGAGGGAGGGGATGGTGTGGGAGAAGAGGGGGGATCTTTGTGGTACCATGGATTAATGGTGAATCCGAGCCTCTTCTCTGTGATTCTATGAGGTTGCTCAAGCTCGCTCATTCAGAGCCCTAA